The nucleotide window GCGCGATATCCCGCGAGATCGCCGGATCGTGGTGTTTTGCGCCTGTCCGAACGAGGTGACGGCCGCACGCCTGGCGCAGCAACTGCGTCAGCAGGGCTTCGCCGAGGTGCGGCCGCTGCTCGGCGGGCTCGACGCATGGCGCGACGCGGGCTACACGGTGCAGAAGATCGACGGGCTGGAAATGCTGGTTCCCGCACATTGATACATCACCGATTGCGCAATGCATTGTGCACAACTCAATGACGCGCGCTCATTCGAAAGACAGCGCGTGTTTTGCGTTTCAGGCGTCGGCCAGCGCGTCACGCAGTTGCAGCAGCAACGTACGCAAGGCCTTCTGCTGGGCGTCGGACTGACCGGTGACCGCCTGCACCTGGGCGGGCACCTGACGCGCCTCACGACGCAAATTCACGCCGCGTGGCGTAAGGTCGATGAACACCTGACGCTCGTCCGCTTCACCACGACGGCGCGTCAAGAGTCCCATGGTTTCCAGTCTTTTCAGCAGCGGGGTGAGCGTGCCGGAGTCGAGTCCGAGGCGCGCCCCCAACTGATTGACGGCGATATCGTCCTGCTCCCATAGCACGACCATCGCGAGATATTGCGAGTAGGTCAGACCCAGCCTGTCGAGCATCGGCTTGTGTGCCTTTGTCATGGCAAGCGACGCCGAGTACAACGCGAACCCCAACTGCTCTTCCAGACGCACTGGGGATTTCTGTGCGCCCTTTTTGCTAACGGCCATTCTCGTACGACGTCTCAATTCCATTTCGATTGCGCGCCATTCTATTTCACCGCGTGGAATGTCGCCAGTTGCGTGATGGCAGTGACCCACCGACGACAAGCCGCCTTCCACGAAAGCAATTTACGGTTACCCGAATACGGCTCGGTGTCGGCGCCGTGCTGCGGTTACGCGCAGCCGCATTCGACGCCGCCGCAGCTATCCACTCGCGCGAGCTCGGCACCGATCGGCATCCGGCAGGCTGTGCGCTCACTTCCGACACCATCTGTCTGCGAGCTGATCCCCCGGCGCATGGCGTTGAAAAATGCTTTATCTGAGGCCGCCTCAGTTTCAGGAGGAATTCGCCCGGGACAAGCGGGGGTGAGAAGCGGGGGTGAGAAGCGGGGGTGAGAAGCGGGGGTGAGAAGCGGGGGTGAGAAGCCAGGGAGAAAGGCGGGGTGAGGCCGGGAGCAGGTTCGGGATTCCGGTACGCCGGATGCCTGAGGCGATGCGGAGCCATCCCGCGAGCGGTCCGTGGCGCGAATGGGATCATGAAATCGCAGGGGCGGCTTTCCGAGCCTGTCTCGAGATCCCGGAATGGGTCGCACGCCGCCGCCAACCGAAATTCGTCGGGAAAAAATGCGTTAGCTGAGCAATCCTCAGTTTTGAGCGCCAATCGTACCGACGCCAGCCGGTGTGGCCGGGGTGTGCTTTCAAAAATGGGCGTCGGTCGATACCATGAGACCCAATTCCGATCACGACCGTCTCCTATCCGTGTCAGCAGTATCCGCCTGGGCCAAGTTGCCCGTCGTTGTGTGGGTGCGGCGTCAATTCGCACCGAACACCCTGCAAATCACGCTGCTGCTTGCCGGCATCGTCGGTCTGCTGGGGGCGTTGGCAACCGTGGCGTTTCGCGAGGCGCTCTCCGGGATGCAGTTCCTGCTCGCTGGGCATCGCAGCGGCATGGTCGAACTGGCGCAGAACCTGAACTGGTGGCAGCGGCTGCTGCTGCCGACCGTCGGGGGGCTGGTGGCTGGGCTGATCCTCCAGTACGCCACGCTGTGGGTGCCGAAAAAAGGCGCCGACGACTACATGGAAGCGATCGCCATCGGCACCGGCGTGCTGAGCCTGCGCCAGACGCTGGTCAAGAGCCTGTCGTCGCTTTGCTCGGTAGCGTCGGGCGCCTCGATCGGCCGCGAAGGGCCGATGGTGCAGCTCGCAGCGATGTTTGCCTCGCTAGTCGGCCGCATCCTCGCATTTCCCCCCGAAAGGCTGCGCCTGCTCGTTGCCTGCGGCGCGACCGCGGGGATCACGTCGGCATACAACGCACCGATCGCCGGAGCGCTGTTCATTTCGGAAATCGTGTACGGCTCGATCTCGACGGCAACGCTCGGACCGCTGGTCGTCGCCTCGGTCATCGCGAACATCGTGATTCGCCAGTTCCTCGGCTACGAAGCGGTGTACCAGATGCCGCGCTTCGATTTCGTCTCCGGCTGGGAAGTCTTCTTCTACGTGGGCCTCGGCGTGCTCGCCGGGATACTGGCGCCGTTGTTCCTTCGTTTGCTCGATACGGCCAAGCAGCGTTTCAGCTCGATGCCGGTGCCGCTGTTCCTGCGACTCGCGCTGGGCGGACTTGTGGTCGGCGTGCTCTCGTTGCAGGTCCCGCAGGTCTGGGGCAATGGCTACAGCGTGGTGAACTCGATCCTGCATACGCATTGGGCCTGGCAGGCCCTCGCGATGGTGCTGGTCTTCAAGGTGCTCGCCACGGCGTCGTCCGCCGGCTCGGGCGCGGTGGGCGGCGTATTCACGCCGACGCTGTTCGTTGGCGCGGCGCTGGGCAGCCTGTACGGCATTGCCATGAACGCGCTCGCCCCGTCCACCGCATCGGTGGCGAGCAGTTACGCCGTGGTCGGCATGGGGGCGTTTCTCGCGGCAACGACGTACGCGCCGCTGATGTCGATTCTGATGATCTTCGAGATGACGCTGAGTTATCAGGTCGTCTTGCCGCTGATGCTGGCCTGCGTGACGGCGTACCTGACCGCGCACACGCTGCGATCGGACTCCGTCTACGCCAAGTCGCTGCGTCGCAATCAGGTCGCGGGCCGCTGGCTTTCGATGACGGGTGAGGGCAGCGAGATGCGTCTGTCTTCGCTCGCGGTCGACAATGATTCGGTGGTGAGCGCCGCCGAGCCGGCGGATGCCATTGGGGATCGCTTCATCGCCACCGGCTACCGCAATCTCGTCGTGCGCGCGGAAGACGGGCGTCTGGCCGGCACGCTCGACGCCGCGAACTGGTGGCGACGGCAGGCCACCGGCGAGCCGGCGCAGTGGGCCGACGTCATCACGCCTTGCAAGGCGCTCGATGGCGACATGGCGCTTGTGAGCGCGTTACGCTCCGTGGGCAAGATGCACGCCGACTGGGTGCCGGTCGCCAACGCGCAAGGCAAATGGCTTGGCGTGGTGTCGCTGCCCGGGCTGATCGAGATCGTGACCGAAGAGCGGGGGGCCGAATGAGCCGGCGTCCAGGCGTCGGCCCGATCCGGCCGGCCGAACCGGCAACCGCCGACGACGGCACGCCGTACTCCACGGTATTCGACGACGTCTACCACAGCACCGACGGCGCACTCGGTCAGGCGCAGCATGTTTTTCTGGGTGGCAACGATCTCCCGGAACGCTGGCGGGGCCGCGAGCAGTTCGTGATCGTGGAAACGGGCTTCGGCCTGGGTCTGAATTTCCTCGCTACCTGGGCCGCGTGGCGCGACGACCCGCAGCGCCCGGAAAGACTGCATTTCGTCTCGGTGGAGAAGTCTCCGTTCCGGGCCAAGGATCTGCGGTGCATGCTGGAGCCCATGCTGGTGCTGCCCGGCATGACGGCGCTCGCGCCCCTGATGCAGCGGCTGTGCGATGTCTGGCCATCGCCCGTGGCAGGGTGGCACCGACTCGAACTTGCGCCGGGTGTGATCCTGAGCGTGGGCTTCGGCGATTTCTTCGACCTCATGCCGCTGTTGCGCGCCGGGGCCGATGCGTTCTATCTCGACGGCTTTGCTCCGTCGAAGAACCCGGACATGTGGTCGGCGGAGGTCTTCAGGACACTCGGGCGCCTGGCGCGCGACGGTGCGACGATCGCCACCTATACCGCCGCAGGACAAGTCCGGCGCGACCTGATCGCCGCGGGTTTCGACGTGGCACGGCGCCCCGGTTACGGGCGCAAGCGCGACATGCTCGCGGGCCGTTACGCGCCCCCCTATCGCATGCGTCGCCACGATCCGCCGCCACCAGCGCCGCCACGGGCGCGGGAGGCCATCGTCGTCGGCGCCGGCATGGCGGGGGCCGCCATGGCGCGGCGTCTGGTAGCGCGCGGCTGGCGAGTCCGGCTGTTCGAGCGTGCGCAGGCGCCCGGTATGGCGGCCTCGGGCAATCCCGCCGGCGTGTTCCATCCCCAGCTCTCGGCCGACGACAACGTGCTGTCTCGACTGACGCGCGCCGGCTTTCTTTACGCGCTCTCGCAGTGGCGCACGCTCCCTGGCGGACTGCCGGGGCGCGCGGACGGCCTGCTCCAGGTCGCCACGAGCGAGGCTGAGGCCGAGGCCATGGCGCAACTCGTGACCGCGCATGGCTATCCCGAAACGTATGCGAAGTGGGTCGACGCGCAACACGCATCGGCGCTGGCGGGCGAGACGCTCGCCCATGGCGGTGTGTGGTATCCCGAGGGGGGCTCGCTGGCGCCGGCGATGCTCTGCCGTGCCGAATTGGTCGCGGCGGGCCCTTCGCTAGACGCACGCTACGGTGTGAGCGTCGAACGTCTCGAAAGGGTGGGTGGCGGTGCGGACCCTGTAGCCGGTGACGGACGTGGGGCCACCGCCTGCCGCTGGGCTGCGCTCGACGAAACCGGCCGCGTGCTGGCGGAGGCGGACGTGGCCATCGTGACCGCCGCCGACGTCTCGCAAACCTTGCTCTCGGCCTATCTTCCGCCCGAATTCGTACCCGTCAAACGCGTGCGGGGGCAGTTGACGTTCCTGCCTCCGGACACGCTTGCCGGGCTGCGCATCCCCGTGTGTGGCGACGGCTACGTCGCGCCGCCTCCGCTCGGCGGCGCCGGCCCTGTCACCGGAGCGACGTACGGCTTCGATGACCCCGCTGAAGACGTCCGTGTCGGCGATCATCAGGCCAACCTGCGACGTCTCGCGGCACTGTTGCCGGGCCACGCCGACGCTTTCGGCGAGGCCGGCCTCGCGAGCGAACAGGCCGCCGCCGAGCTGGGCGGCCGCACGGCGTTCCGGGCGTTAATGCCCGACCGGTTGCCGATGGCGGGCCAGTTGCCTGATCTCGCTGCCATCGAGCCGCAGCGAAAACGTCTGGCGGGCGGGCACCTGCGTGACATCCCGCGCCTGGACGGGCTCTACGCGAGTTTTGCCTTCGGCTCTCGCGGGCTGGTCTTCGCGTCGCTTTGCGCCGAGCTGGTGGCCAGCCAGATCGAAGGCGAGCCGTGGCCGATCGGCAGCGATCTGGCCGATGCGGTCGACCCGGCGCGCTATCTCATGCAATCGCTTCGGAAGGCCTGACAAGCCCCACGAACCTTAACCGCCCCAAGTCCCCGGCCGCCAGGAATACTTGATGTGGACGGCGCATCGCTCTGAAATTTCAATCTGACCCTCAATGGGTTGATAGCCCGCTCCGTGCGGGGGCGTCGCGCCATCGGCGCGCACGCCTCATGCCGGTCGAGCGGCCGTTTGAAAGCGCCGCAAACCGAGTGTGGCAAAATGAGCCCAACCCTTCGGGTTCGTCGCGCATTTGTCCTTTATCTGCAACCCCGCGCGCGACTTTCTTTCCTTTTCACCACTTGATGCGCCGTCAAGCGGCGCAAAGCGAGCATTAATGACGTCGGAACTGTCCCTTTTCCCGGGCTGGCCGCCGGCGCCCGATCCCGTTTTCTTCGCCGGGCTGGCACTGGTATTTGCCGGCCTTGCGGGGGAAATCTGTTTCCGGAGACTGCGCCTGCCGCGCATCACCGGTTACGCGGTGGTCGGGCTGGTCGGTGGCACCCTGGGTCTTTCATCGATGCTGGATGCGCAGACCAGCGCTGCCATACGGCTACTGATCGACCTGGCGCTCGGCCTGCTGCTGTTCGAGCTGGGCAGTCGCCTCAATCTGAAGTGGATGCGGGCCAATCCCTGGATCATCGTCACCAGTGCGCTCGAAGCTTTGCTCACGTTCATCGCGGTCTATGCCGTGCTGCGTGTCTTCAGCGTCTCTGCCCTGACGGCGGTGCTCATCGCGTCCATCAGCATGGCGACCTCGCCGGCGGTGGTCATCCAGTTGAAGAACGAACTTCGTGCCGAAGGCCAGGTCACCGAGCGTCTGATGGCCCTGGCGGCGCTCAATAGCGTGTACGCCGTGGTGGCGGTCAAGCTGGTCTATGGCTGGATGCACCAGGCGTACCACTCCAGCTTCTGGGTGGTGCTTTTCCACCCGCTGTACCTGCTCGTCGGCTCGATCGTGCTGGCGTTCGTACTCGCCAAGGCCTGCAATCTGGTGTTTCGCAAGTTCGGCAGCCAGGATCATCACGCCTTTGTGATGCTCATCGGTCTGATCATGCTGATGGTCGCGCTGGTGCACATGCTCAAGCTGCCGAACTCGCTCACGCTGCTGCTCGCCGGGATCATCTTTCGCAATCTCGACGAGCGCCCGCAGCTCTGGCCTGCCTACTTCGGTACCGCCGGCTGGCTGCTTGCCGTGGTGCTTTTCGTGCTCACGTCGCTGGCGTTCCAGTGGGAGTACCTCGTGCTCGGCGGACTCGCCGCACTGGCGATCATCGTCGTGCGCGGCCTGGCCAAGGTGGTCGGCACGGTGGCCGTGGCCCACCAGGCGGGCATCAGCTACAGGCAGGCCGTCGCGCTCGGGATGTCGCTGTGCCCGATGGCCAGTCTCGCGTTCGTACTCGTTGCCGACACGTACGACATCTACCCGCAGTTCGATCCGATGCTCAAGGCCGTGGTGATGTGTGCCATCGCGCTGCTGCAACTGGCCGGACCGCTGGTGGTCTATTGGGCATTGGCCCTTGTCGGCGAACGGAAGGATTAAGCCATGTCATTAGAAGAATTCATTCCTTCGAAGCCTTGCACGTTCGGTGTGGAGCTCGAGATGCAGCTGGTCAATCGTCACGATTACGATCTGACCAAAGCGGCCGCCGACCTGATGCGCCTCGTCGCCAAGGAGACACACCCCGGCGAGATCAAGCCCGAGATGACCGAGAGCATGATCGAGTTGTCGACCGATATCTGTCATCACCACAGCGACGCCGTTACCCAACTGCGCAGGGTGCGCGACGTGCTGGTCGGCGCCGCCGAGCAGCTCAACGTCGGCCTGTGCGGTGGCGGAACCCACGCGTTCCAGCGGTGGAGCGAGCGCACGATTTACGACTCGCCACGCTTTCACTTTCTCTCGGAACTGTACGGCTACCTGGCCAAGCAGTTCACGGTCTTCGGCCAGCACGTGCACATCGGCTGTCCGGACCCGGACAGTGCGCTCTACCTGCTGCACGCGATGTCCCGTTACATCCCCCATTTCATCGCGCTGTCGGCCTCGTCGCCGTATGTCCAAGGGGTGGACACCGGGTTCCATTCAGCCCGTCTGAACTCCGTTTTCGCGTTCCCGCTGTCAGGTCGCGCGCCGTTCGTGCTCAAGTGGGAAGACTTCGAGACGTATTTCGACAAGATGGTGAAGACCGGCGTCGTGGAGAGCATGAAAGACTTCTACTGGGACATCCGTCCCAAACCGGGTTTTGGGACGATTGAGGTCCGGGTGATGGATACCCCCCTCTCGGTCGACCGCGCGGCCGCCATCGCCTGTTATATCCAGTCTCTGGCCCGTTATCTGCTCGAGGAGCGTCCGTTCGTGCTCAGCGAAGACGATTACCTCGTCTATACGTTCAACCGTTTCGAGGCCTGCCGTTTCGGTCTGGAAGGCGCATACGTGAATCCACAAAGCGGTGAGCGCACCACGTTGGGGCAACACATTGCGCAAACGCTGGAGATCATCAAGCCCCATGCAGCGGTGCTCGAGGCCGAAGCGGCCTGCGACGAGATCGCGCAACTGGTGTCATCGGGCAAGAACGACGCCGTGTGGTTGCGCGAAGTGCATGCCGACGCGAAGTCGCTCAACGAAATGGTGCGTCAACAATGCCTGCGATGGGCTGCATGACCTGAAGCCACCGCAAACCGTGGGGTTCACGCCCGGTTTGTAGTCGGCAGTGCCGGTGGTTATGCCGTCGGTGTGAGGAAACCCCGCCTTGGCGGGGTTTTTTATTGCCCGGGCGTCGCCGGCCCTGCCGCTTGTGCGGCACCCGGCAGGAAGTGCTTCCGTTTTGTGCCGCGTGGGGGCTCCGGTGCGCTGGACAGGCTCGAATCACGCATCGCGAGCGCTGCGTTTTCCACCGTTCAGGCAGCACCGGTTTTCCGCTTTTCGCGTCGCTCGTAGCAAGGTTTTAAGGTTTTAATAGGTTTACTGTATGTATACATAGTAGTAGTTAACAAAGGCGGTCCATTCCTGTGGATAACCACAGTTAACGCTGTGTAAACAGGACATTGGCGTAATGAGAACTGGATGGACAAACAGCGGGTATCCCGGGAACAACTCGGAACAGTTTTTGGCCCCTGTGGAAAGATTCGGAAGTTATCCCGAACCCGTGCACATCTAGTCCGACAACTTATCCAGAAAGTTATCCACAGGCGCCTATTTTTTGTGCATCGGGGTGCCGAAAACACGGTTTTGTGGATAATTTTGATGTTTTTGCGTGACCCGTCTGGTTCGCGGATACAATCTCGCCACTTCGATTTCCGACTTGCCGTGCGTGGTGTAACAAATGATTGATGCTGGTTTTGCTGGCGGTAACGAGCGAAATCGCCGGTACTGTCAAATTTCTCTTGCTGCGTGTCCCGAAGCGTTTTCGGCGGACGCGCGAATCCGACTTTTTTGCTGATCGCGGCCTTCGGTCACTGACGACTGACGGTTGCGTTTCGAATCATTTGCGTTCTGTCCGAATCGCAGGACGGTTGGTGCGCGTCCGAAAAAGTGGGCGACGCGCACTCGGGCGCTTCGAGGATCTAGAGAAATTGACGCGCGGCGCGTGCGGGAATGCAGGGTGGGTGAAAGGATCGCCAAGGGCTGTGAGCCATGCCTGGCGAGGCTTTGCACGAAGAAGGGATTTTGGTGAGGGATACGAGGCGGTTCTGCGTGACGTCGTGCGGCGCATCTGTTTGACGCCTCATGTCGTTCGCATGGGATGCGAAGTGTTTTCGGACATGCGACGCGGCTCGACGTCAGTGCGCAGGACACCAATATTTTGTAAACATCCTGAGTAGGATTTGGGAGATCAGTACAAGAACTGATACGCCAAAATCCAACTCAGAACACACAATGGAATCGTGGTGGGGCGGCAGGTTCAACAGCGACTTGCCGTCGCGTATCGACACGGAAGTGGTCGTTTAGGGTTTCCCCCGGGCGGGGCGCCGAAATATCAGGAAAGTTGTTGATGAGACGTGTGATGCACCGCCTGTGAGTTTATTTGACAAGCTGTTTTACCGACGTATAGTTTTTAGAAATCCTAACGAAAATCATGGCTACTCCGACCCCACTAGATGAAGCGCTCTCCAAGCGAGTGACAGCAGGTTTGTTGCGTATGGGGACCGCGTTACGGAGCCACGCCTGGGAGGGCGCGGCATTGGCTGGATTGACACCGACACAGGGGGAGATCCTCACGCTCTTGCTCATGCGCGGCGTGCCGATGCGTTTGGGCGAGATCGCGGAGGACGCCGCGCTCACGTCGGCCACGGTCAGCGAGGCCGTGAGCACGCTGGAGAACAAAGGGCTAGTCGAGAAACGACGTGATGCCAATGATGGACGCGCCCTGGCGCTGCGCCTGACCGCGCGTGGCAAGACGGCGGCCAAGAAAGCGTCGCAATGGCCGAACTTCCTGACGAGTGCCTCGGACTCGCTTGGCGAGAAGGAGGGCGCTCAGCTCTACCGTTCGCTCGTGAAGATGATCTTCATGATGCAGGAGCGCGGCGACATGCCGCCGCAACGCATGTGCCTGACCTGCAGCCACTTCGAGGTGTCGGCGCGTGGCAAGGCGCAATACCACTGCAATCACTTCAACGTCACATACGACGATTCGCGATTGCCGCTCGATTGCAACGCGCACGAGGGCGCCGACATCGTCACGCAGCGCAGGGTCTGGAAGCTGTACAGCAAAACCTGAGTTGCGCCGCGGTCGTCCCGGCGCACGCAGGGCGCCACAGAGGGGGGAGAGAACGTCATCCGCAACCGGGTGACGTTTTTTTTTCGTCGCGACTTGTCACGCACATGAACGTCGCGTGCCTGTACACTGCGCTTTTTTGCATCCACGAAACCTCGTCGCATACAGATGGCAGCCAAGCGCAGAATCGAAGTCAGGAAATCGGGCGTCCACGGGAAAGGGGTGTACGCGGTCAAGCGGCTCAAGAAGGGCGATCGCGTGATCGAATACAAGGGCGAGATCATTTCGTGGCGCGAAGCCTTGCGCCGACATCCGCATGATCCGGCGCATCCGACGCACACCTTCTATTTCAGCCTGGAAGATGGCCGTTGCATCGACGGCAAGGTTGACGGCAACAACGCCCGCTGGATCAATCACGCCTGCTCGCCGAATTGTGAAGCGCGGGAAGAGGGAGAGCATGTCTACATCTACGCCACGCGCGACATCGAGCCGGGCGAAGAGCTGTTCTACGACTACGGTTTGGTCATTGACGCGCGGTACACGGCAAAGCTCAAACGCGAATACGCCTGTCATTGCGGCAGCAAGGACTGCCGCGGCACGCTGCTCGCGCCGAAGCGCTGAGCCTGTGACTTCGCCCGGCGGCGCTCAGCTCGAGGCGCGGTCGCCGGCGAACTGGTCGATTTCACGTGCGAGATCGATGTCGCGCTGGGTCAGGCCGTCGGCGTCGTGCGTCGAGAGCGTAATGTCCACACGGTTGTAGACGTTGAACCACTCGGGATGATGATTCATCTTCTCGGCGCTCAATGCGACCTGAACCATGAAGCCGAAGGCTTCCCTGAAGTCGTGAAACGTGAAACTGCGCTGGATGGCGTCGCGGCCGACCACCTGGTGCCACTCGGGCAGCACTTCGGCCAGGCTCGCGCGTGCCTCGGAAGAGAGTCGTGTTGTCATGGCATTCCTTTCAAAGACCGGCGGGGGTGCCGATTCATGCGATCTATTGTTCCACAGGCGGATGTGGCGCGTGTGTAAGCGCCTTCCGATAGTGTGAAACCGGGATCGCGCCGGGCGGCCCGGGTGGACGGAGTGGGCGTGACGGAAAATTCGGCCCGGACGACCCGGGCCGTGCCATCATGCCGGCAGCAGGATTGGCGTGTCGTCGACGCGACGCTCGCCGGCTTCGAAGGCCGCGGTTTGGGCAAATGCCCCGAACAGCGCGGGCAGGTCGGCGCGCATGGCCTCGAACAACTGGGCGAAGTCGTCGATCACGAAATAGGTTTGCTGGAAGGTGTCGATACGGTATTGCGTGCGCAGCACCCGTTCGAGCGAGAACCCGATGCGGTTCGGCTCGCGCGAGGTCAGCGAGAATTCCGTCTCCGCGCGGCTCGAGACGATGCCCGCGCCATAGATGCGCAAGCCGTCGCCGTCACGCATCAGACCGAATTCGACCGTGTACCAGTACAGGCGTGCCAGCAGCGGGAGCGCCCCCAGCGATTGCGCCACCTTGCCGGCTTTGCCGTAAGCCTGCATGAAGTCGGCAAACACGGGGTTGGCGAGCAGCGGCACGTGGCCGAACACGTCGTGGAAACAGTCGGGTTCCTGAAGGTAATCGAGCTGGTCGGGACGGCGCATCCACCACGTCGCCGGAAAGCGCCGGTTGGCAAGATGGTCGAAGAAGACATCGTCGGGCACCAGGCCGGGCACGGCCACCACTCGCCAGCCGGTGGCGGTCATCAATTTTTCATTCAGACGTTCGAACTCCGGCACGCGGCGTGCGTCCATGTCCAGAGCGCGAATACCGTCCATGAAGGCATCGCAGACGCGGCCCGGCAGCAAGGCTGTCTGACGTTCGTAAAGCTGCTGCCACACCGCGTGATCGACCGCGCCGTATTGCTCGACGGGCTGATCGATGGTGAAGTCGGGCCGGGTCGTGAGACCGGCGGCGAATTGCTCTTCGAGCATGGCAGTAAGGGACATGATGCGAACGACTCAATCAAGCGGTGACAATGATTGAAAGTGTAGTGCGCATGGCATGCGAAATGGGCGCATAATGCGCCTGTGGTGAAAGGCGTTTGCATAAATTTCGCATAAAAACATGATTTATTGCGGAGATTCGTCATGCTTGATCTGGATAGCTTCGATTTGGCCCTTCTGGATGCGCTGCAGAAGGAGGGGCGTGCCACCCATCACCAGTTGGCGGAACACGTGGCGCTCTCCGCGTCGCAGATCGGCCGCCGCCTGCAACGGCTTGAAGCCGCGGGCGTGATCGAGGGGTATCGCGTGGTGTTGCGACCCGAGGCATTGGGTCTGGCTGTGACGGCATTCACCACGCTGCGCTTGCAGCATCATGGCGATCAGGTGATCGAACGATTTCAGGCGGAGATCGATCTGCTGCCCGAAGTGCTCGAATGCCACGCGGTGGTCGGCGAAGCCGATTACCTGCTACGGATCGTCGTTCCGGACCTGAACGCCCTGTCGGCGTTCGTGATGAAGCGGCTGATGCAGGTGCCGGGCGTCGAGAACGTGCGCTCGAACATCGTGCTGAGCGCTTTCAAGCGCAGTAATGCACTGCCGCTGCACTATCTGGCGAACCGACAGTCGCAGCGCTGAAGGGAGGCGACGAGGACCTGTCCGGGCTTCTTGTAGCGTCTGCGAGCCCAAGGCTCGATCACGCAACGAGACGGT belongs to Pandoraea pnomenusa and includes:
- the mnmC gene encoding bifunctional tRNA (5-methylaminomethyl-2-thiouridine)(34)-methyltransferase MnmD/FAD-dependent 5-carboxymethylaminomethyl-2-thiouridine(34) oxidoreductase MnmC, whose translation is MSRRPGVGPIRPAEPATADDGTPYSTVFDDVYHSTDGALGQAQHVFLGGNDLPERWRGREQFVIVETGFGLGLNFLATWAAWRDDPQRPERLHFVSVEKSPFRAKDLRCMLEPMLVLPGMTALAPLMQRLCDVWPSPVAGWHRLELAPGVILSVGFGDFFDLMPLLRAGADAFYLDGFAPSKNPDMWSAEVFRTLGRLARDGATIATYTAAGQVRRDLIAAGFDVARRPGYGRKRDMLAGRYAPPYRMRRHDPPPPAPPRAREAIVVGAGMAGAAMARRLVARGWRVRLFERAQAPGMAASGNPAGVFHPQLSADDNVLSRLTRAGFLYALSQWRTLPGGLPGRADGLLQVATSEAEAEAMAQLVTAHGYPETYAKWVDAQHASALAGETLAHGGVWYPEGGSLAPAMLCRAELVAAGPSLDARYGVSVERLERVGGGADPVAGDGRGATACRWAALDETGRVLAEADVAIVTAADVSQTLLSAYLPPEFVPVKRVRGQLTFLPPDTLAGLRIPVCGDGYVAPPPLGGAGPVTGATYGFDDPAEDVRVGDHQANLRRLAALLPGHADAFGEAGLASEQAAAELGGRTAFRALMPDRLPMAGQLPDLAAIEPQRKRLAGGHLRDIPRLDGLYASFAFGSRGLVFASLCAELVASQIEGEPWPIGSDLADAVDPARYLMQSLRKA
- a CDS encoding SET domain-containing protein gives rise to the protein MAAKRRIEVRKSGVHGKGVYAVKRLKKGDRVIEYKGEIISWREALRRHPHDPAHPTHTFYFSLEDGRCIDGKVDGNNARWINHACSPNCEAREEGEHVYIYATRDIEPGEELFYDYGLVIDARYTAKLKREYACHCGSKDCRGTLLAPKR
- a CDS encoding 4a-hydroxytetrahydrobiopterin dehydratase; the encoded protein is MTTRLSSEARASLAEVLPEWHQVVGRDAIQRSFTFHDFREAFGFMVQVALSAEKMNHHPEWFNVYNRVDITLSTHDADGLTQRDIDLAREIDQFAGDRASS
- a CDS encoding YbdK family carboxylate-amine ligase, with amino-acid sequence MSLEEFIPSKPCTFGVELEMQLVNRHDYDLTKAAADLMRLVAKETHPGEIKPEMTESMIELSTDICHHHSDAVTQLRRVRDVLVGAAEQLNVGLCGGGTHAFQRWSERTIYDSPRFHFLSELYGYLAKQFTVFGQHVHIGCPDPDSALYLLHAMSRYIPHFIALSASSPYVQGVDTGFHSARLNSVFAFPLSGRAPFVLKWEDFETYFDKMVKTGVVESMKDFYWDIRPKPGFGTIEVRVMDTPLSVDRAAAIACYIQSLARYLLEERPFVLSEDDYLVYTFNRFEACRFGLEGAYVNPQSGERTTLGQHIAQTLEIIKPHAAVLEAEAACDEIAQLVSSGKNDAVWLREVHADAKSLNEMVRQQCLRWAA
- a CDS encoding MarR family winged helix-turn-helix transcriptional regulator; its protein translation is MAVSKKGAQKSPVRLEEQLGFALYSASLAMTKAHKPMLDRLGLTYSQYLAMVVLWEQDDIAVNQLGARLGLDSGTLTPLLKRLETMGLLTRRRGEADERQVFIDLTPRGVNLRREARQVPAQVQAVTGQSDAQQKALRTLLLQLRDALADA
- a CDS encoding cation:proton antiporter yields the protein MTSELSLFPGWPPAPDPVFFAGLALVFAGLAGEICFRRLRLPRITGYAVVGLVGGTLGLSSMLDAQTSAAIRLLIDLALGLLLFELGSRLNLKWMRANPWIIVTSALEALLTFIAVYAVLRVFSVSALTAVLIASISMATSPAVVIQLKNELRAEGQVTERLMALAALNSVYAVVAVKLVYGWMHQAYHSSFWVVLFHPLYLLVGSIVLAFVLAKACNLVFRKFGSQDHHAFVMLIGLIMLMVALVHMLKLPNSLTLLLAGIIFRNLDERPQLWPAYFGTAGWLLAVVLFVLTSLAFQWEYLVLGGLAALAIIVVRGLAKVVGTVAVAHQAGISYRQAVALGMSLCPMASLAFVLVADTYDIYPQFDPMLKAVVMCAIALLQLAGPLVVYWALALVGERKD
- a CDS encoding MarR family winged helix-turn-helix transcriptional regulator, with the protein product MATPTPLDEALSKRVTAGLLRMGTALRSHAWEGAALAGLTPTQGEILTLLLMRGVPMRLGEIAEDAALTSATVSEAVSTLENKGLVEKRRDANDGRALALRLTARGKTAAKKASQWPNFLTSASDSLGEKEGAQLYRSLVKMIFMMQERGDMPPQRMCLTCSHFEVSARGKAQYHCNHFNVTYDDSRLPLDCNAHEGADIVTQRRVWKLYSKT
- a CDS encoding ClcB-like voltage-gated chloride channel protein, whose protein sequence is MRPNSDHDRLLSVSAVSAWAKLPVVVWVRRQFAPNTLQITLLLAGIVGLLGALATVAFREALSGMQFLLAGHRSGMVELAQNLNWWQRLLLPTVGGLVAGLILQYATLWVPKKGADDYMEAIAIGTGVLSLRQTLVKSLSSLCSVASGASIGREGPMVQLAAMFASLVGRILAFPPERLRLLVACGATAGITSAYNAPIAGALFISEIVYGSISTATLGPLVVASVIANIVIRQFLGYEAVYQMPRFDFVSGWEVFFYVGLGVLAGILAPLFLRLLDTAKQRFSSMPVPLFLRLALGGLVVGVLSLQVPQVWGNGYSVVNSILHTHWAWQALAMVLVFKVLATASSAGSGAVGGVFTPTLFVGAALGSLYGIAMNALAPSTASVASSYAVVGMGAFLAATTYAPLMSILMIFEMTLSYQVVLPLMLACVTAYLTAHTLRSDSVYAKSLRRNQVAGRWLSMTGEGSEMRLSSLAVDNDSVVSAAEPADAIGDRFIATGYRNLVVRAEDGRLAGTLDAANWWRRQATGEPAQWADVITPCKALDGDMALVSALRSVGKMHADWVPVANAQGKWLGVVSLPGLIEIVTEERGAE